Proteins encoded by one window of Verrucomicrobiia bacterium:
- a CDS encoding prepilin-type N-terminal cleavage/methylation domain-containing protein — protein sequence MQTTGYQSRRQRQRQRGFNMVEIAICLGVIAIALVAIIGVMPTGMRVTQDNREETIIDQDARYFMQAIRLGAPGDIQLAGQVESVNGKNVNDPLLVIGMLSIPEQVNTAIVRGLSGSAAERSAASAPVAFRYRLTCEVRPFPPPPSSPPQLADYLHEVTLRFEWPLRPDGTPGRRMASGSPRTYRFMVSGTLMETNVAGETIFLFRP from the coding sequence ATGCAAACCACAGGATACCAGAGCCGACGTCAGCGCCAGCGCCAGCGCGGGTTCAACATGGTGGAGATCGCCATCTGCCTGGGGGTGATTGCCATTGCCCTGGTGGCCATCATTGGCGTCATGCCCACCGGCATGCGGGTGACGCAAGACAATCGCGAGGAGACCATCATTGACCAGGACGCCCGTTATTTCATGCAGGCCATCCGGCTGGGCGCGCCGGGCGACATCCAACTGGCGGGACAGGTGGAAAGTGTGAACGGAAAAAATGTGAATGACCCCCTGCTGGTCATCGGGATGTTGAGCATCCCCGAGCAGGTCAACACCGCCATTGTGCGCGGCTTGAGCGGGTCGGCGGCGGAGCGTTCGGCGGCCAGTGCGCCGGTGGCATTTCGTTATCGTTTGACCTGTGAAGTGCGGCCCTTTCCGCCGCCGCCGTCGTCGCCGCCGCAGTTGGCGGACTATTTGCATGAGGTCACCCTGCGGTTTGAATGGCCGCTGCGCCCCGACGGGACGCCCGGGCGGCGCATGGCCAGCGGCAGTCCGCGCACCTATCGGTTCATGGTCAGCGGGACGCTGATGGAAACCAATGTGGCGGGAGAAACCATCTTTCTGTTTCGGCCATGA
- a CDS encoding prepilin-type N-terminal cleavage/methylation domain-containing protein, protein MCKRPLARLSQCRQGRSARAFSLVEMMVAVGILAMIIVGLLAMFSQTSRALRSANNQTDVLESGRIMMEMMTREVQQAVATGQDGNGFHFFASRILGANPLNQRLPGGGTLDNDLEAFFFILQENTTYKGIGYLVDPAENGVGTLYRFYAETNSPAGTRAFYRMFTNEVGRLPNSPYMHRIADGVVQLEVHVYDAQGQRPPSSTNQWVDANVAAFWGEALPAFIELKLAVLEQHLVERIKVMDPAQARAFLEHERRTAQTHLFRQRIPVLAAPRP, encoded by the coding sequence ATGTGCAAGCGCCCACTGGCGCGGTTGTCACAATGCCGGCAGGGCCGCTCTGCCCGGGCCTTCTCCCTGGTGGAAATGATGGTGGCGGTGGGCATCCTGGCCATGATCATTGTGGGCCTGCTGGCCATGTTTTCGCAGACCTCCCGCGCCCTGCGCTCGGCGAATAATCAAACCGACGTGCTGGAAAGCGGCCGGATCATGATGGAAATGATGACCCGCGAGGTGCAACAGGCAGTGGCGACGGGGCAGGATGGTAACGGTTTCCATTTTTTTGCCTCGCGCATCCTGGGTGCCAATCCCCTCAACCAGCGCCTGCCGGGCGGCGGCACGCTGGACAATGATCTCGAAGCCTTCTTTTTCATCCTGCAGGAAAACACCACCTACAAGGGCATTGGTTACTTGGTGGATCCGGCCGAGAACGGGGTGGGGACGCTCTATCGTTTTTACGCGGAGACCAACTCGCCTGCGGGCACGCGGGCCTTTTACCGCATGTTTACCAATGAAGTGGGGCGGCTGCCCAACAGCCCTTACATGCACCGGATTGCGGATGGGGTGGTGCAGTTGGAAGTTCACGTCTATGATGCCCAGGGCCAACGCCCTCCCTCCTCCACCAACCAATGGGTGGATGCGAATGTGGCGGCTTTCTGGGGGGAGGCCCTGCCGGCTTTTATTGAGCTGAAACTGGCGGTGCTCGAGCAGCACCTGGTGGAACGCATCAAGGTCATGGACCCGGCGCAGGCGCGCGCCTTCCTGGAACATGAGCGACGCACCGCCCAAACCCATTTGTTCCGCCAGCGCATTCCCGTGCTGGCCGCTCCACGCCCATGA
- a CDS encoding type II secretion system GspH family protein has product MKAYRRAPRAFTLIELLTVIAIIAILAGLILSAVVAAKGKAKKALAKTEMAGLKAAILMYEKDYSIYPTTNTVDTTYGAADFLGGGPNNNEVVDVLRNVNPANRASNQGHPRNPRQTVYLDVKPASDNGAPGVTPNGNYNDPWGNQYIITLDNDFDDVAKDPVYNPAGAIRLNVMIWSRGPDGKANPDPNHPDNKDNVLGWK; this is encoded by the coding sequence ATGAAAGCCTACCGACGCGCCCCTCGGGCCTTTACGCTGATTGAGCTGTTAACGGTGATCGCCATCATCGCCATCCTGGCGGGACTGATCCTCTCGGCGGTGGTGGCGGCCAAAGGCAAAGCCAAAAAGGCGCTGGCCAAGACGGAGATGGCCGGTTTGAAAGCGGCCATTTTGATGTATGAGAAGGATTACAGCATCTACCCCACCACCAATACGGTGGACACCACCTATGGGGCAGCCGATTTTCTGGGGGGCGGCCCCAACAACAACGAGGTGGTGGATGTGCTGCGCAACGTGAATCCTGCCAACCGGGCCAGCAATCAGGGGCATCCGCGCAATCCCCGCCAGACGGTGTACCTAGATGTGAAACCGGCGAGCGACAATGGCGCGCCGGGAGTGACCCCCAACGGCAACTACAATGATCCATGGGGCAATCAGTACATCATCACGCTGGACAATGACTTTGATGATGTGGCCAAAGATCCGGTGTACAACCCCGCGGGCGCCATACGGCTCAACGTTATGATCTGGTCCCGAGGGCCGGATGGCAAAGCCAATCCGGATCCCAATCATCCGGACAACAAGGACAACGTGCTGGGATGGAAATAA
- a CDS encoding type II secretion system GspH family protein, which produces MKAMLTLARAKQNRTRIRQGFTLVEILMVLAVIGVLAAIALTILPVAKDRSLRSRAEAQLRQIEAAIEAYHAKHGLYPPDNPSGNTAVHQLFYELTGVLWDGSRFTDIHQQPIDMGKLGVGGIVHTAKPGQTIRSFFGDTIPETVDIGGVKLLKTPGEWPQGFGTPPVPSHPTINVWRYKSTNPDHNKNSYDLWAELVIRGKVVRISNWERR; this is translated from the coding sequence ATGAAAGCGATGCTGACGTTGGCAAGAGCGAAGCAGAACCGGACCCGCATCCGGCAGGGATTCACGTTGGTGGAGATCTTGATGGTGCTGGCGGTCATCGGGGTGTTGGCGGCCATTGCCCTGACGATTCTGCCGGTGGCCAAAGATCGATCCCTGCGCAGCCGGGCGGAGGCGCAACTGCGGCAGATCGAAGCGGCCATCGAGGCTTATCACGCCAAGCATGGGCTATATCCCCCTGACAACCCCTCCGGCAACACCGCGGTCCATCAGTTATTCTATGAGCTGACCGGGGTGCTGTGGGACGGGTCGCGTTTTACGGACATCCACCAGCAACCGATTGACATGGGGAAGCTGGGCGTGGGGGGCATCGTGCACACCGCCAAGCCCGGGCAGACCATTCGCAGCTTTTTTGGCGATACCATCCCGGAGACGGTGGACATTGGCGGAGTCAAACTGCTCAAGACCCCCGGCGAATGGCCGCAGGGTTTTGGGACGCCGCCGGTGCCCAGCCATCCCACCATCAACGTATGGCGGTACAAATCCACCAACCCCGATCACAACAAGAACTCCTATGATTTGTGGGCGGAGCTGGTAATCCGCGGGAAAGTGGTGCGTATTTCGAATTGGGAACGACGCTAA
- a CDS encoding BrnA antitoxin family protein: MNTITDWEEVPLFDSEQAEAAFWAENRIDLRLMEAAVAAGSELSESVTITLRMDPRMLSRIKRLARSRYLNYQSMMKQWISERLEQEMAARQNENAPGMRYLRG; the protein is encoded by the coding sequence ATGAACACGATTACGGATTGGGAAGAGGTTCCGCTGTTTGACAGTGAACAGGCGGAGGCGGCGTTCTGGGCGGAGAACCGCATTGATTTGCGGCTGATGGAGGCCGCGGTGGCGGCGGGTTCGGAATTATCCGAGTCAGTCACCATTACGTTGCGGATGGATCCGCGGATGCTTTCGCGCATCAAACGGCTGGCGCGCTCGCGTTACCTCAACTATCAGAGCATGATGAAACAGTGGATCAGCGAGCGGTTGGAGCAGGAAATGGCCGCCCGCCAGAATGAAAATGCGCCCGGCATGCGCTACTTGCGCGGATAA